The Streptomyces sp. NBC_00224 genome has a window encoding:
- a CDS encoding carbohydrate ABC transporter permease — protein MATSNPALARPRKKKSKLGWNLLGLLVFATAGFPVYWMLNTALKPAKDAIDPSPHFFPRSLTLENFRRALDIGDFWGAIGRSLIVSVVVVAIGIAVGLLAALAISRFAFRGRKIVIVGILAVQMVPLVAMIIPVFLLLNDLGQYDKLAGLVLTYLTFILPFTVWTLRGFIVNVPKELEEAAMVDGCSRTGAFIRVVFPLLAPGMVATSVYGFIQAWNEYLYALMLMSQNHQTATVWLSNFTTQHGTEFAPMMAGSTMMAVPIVALFLLVQRKMAAGLTAGAVKG, from the coding sequence ATGGCTACCTCGAACCCGGCGCTCGCGCGCCCCCGCAAGAAGAAGTCCAAGCTCGGCTGGAACCTGCTCGGCCTGCTGGTCTTCGCCACCGCGGGCTTCCCGGTCTACTGGATGCTCAACACGGCGCTCAAGCCCGCCAAGGACGCGATCGACCCGAGCCCGCACTTCTTCCCCCGGTCCCTGACCCTGGAGAACTTCCGCCGGGCGCTGGACATCGGCGACTTCTGGGGTGCGATCGGCCGCTCGCTGATCGTCTCCGTCGTCGTCGTGGCGATCGGCATCGCGGTCGGCCTGCTCGCGGCGCTCGCCATCTCGCGGTTCGCCTTCCGCGGCCGCAAGATCGTGATCGTCGGCATCCTGGCGGTCCAGATGGTCCCGCTGGTCGCGATGATCATTCCGGTCTTCCTGCTCCTCAACGACCTCGGCCAGTACGACAAGCTGGCCGGTCTGGTCCTCACCTACCTCACCTTCATCCTCCCCTTCACGGTCTGGACGCTGCGCGGCTTCATCGTCAACGTCCCCAAGGAGTTGGAGGAGGCGGCGATGGTCGACGGGTGCAGCCGCACCGGCGCCTTCATCCGCGTGGTCTTCCCGCTGCTGGCCCCGGGCATGGTGGCCACCTCGGTTTACGGCTTCATCCAGGCGTGGAACGAATACCTCTACGCGCTCATGCTGATGAGCCAGAACCACCAGACCGCCACCGTCTGGCTGTCCAACTTCACCACCCAGCACGGCACCGAGTTCGCCCCCATGATGGCCGGCTCCACCATGATGGCCGTCCCCATCGTGGCTCTGTTCCTCCTCGTCCAGCGCAAGATGGCCGCGGGTCTGACGGCCGGCGCAGTGAAGGGATGA
- a CDS encoding glycoside hydrolase family 3 protein: MTTIARSTDTLTRDALTVLQPGFVGTTAPDWLLRRIGEGLTSVGLFGRNIATAAQLAALTAQLRSERDDVLVAIDEEGGDVTRLEVRTGSSFPGNLALGSVDDTDLTRAVAHELGRRLAACGVDLNWAPSADVNSNPDNPVIGVRSFGADPYLVARHTAAYIEGLQSAGVAACTKHFPGHGDTAVDSHHALPRIDVDLDTLHARELVPFRAAIAAGSKSVMSAHILLPALDPTSPATLSPRVLTGLLREELGYDGLIVTDAVEMQAIASTYGIERGSVLAIAAGADALCVGGGLADEDTVLRLRNALVAAVRAGELPESRLADAAARVRALASWTRQARGNVAGPGAEKQEGTAPGTDIGLVAARRALRVTGTVDPLSSPPYVAAFTPVANIAVGDETPWGVAAELAALLPGTTTGTYGPSADPASVLAAAGDRRIVAVVRDEHRHPWMSSALDALLSARPDTAVIEMGVPQAVARGAVHVATHGAARVCGRAAAELLSPTPPAS, translated from the coding sequence ATGACGACGATCGCACGCAGCACAGACACACTCACGCGCGACGCCCTGACCGTCCTGCAGCCCGGTTTCGTCGGCACCACCGCCCCCGACTGGCTGCTGCGCCGGATCGGCGAAGGCCTCACCTCGGTGGGCCTGTTCGGCCGCAACATCGCCACGGCCGCCCAACTGGCCGCCCTGACCGCCCAGTTGCGGTCCGAGCGGGACGACGTCCTGGTGGCCATCGACGAGGAGGGCGGGGACGTCACCCGCCTGGAGGTCCGTACGGGCTCGTCGTTCCCCGGCAACCTGGCGCTGGGCTCGGTGGACGACACGGACCTGACCCGCGCGGTGGCCCACGAGCTGGGCCGCCGCCTGGCGGCCTGCGGGGTCGACCTGAACTGGGCCCCGTCGGCGGACGTGAATTCGAATCCCGACAACCCGGTCATCGGAGTACGGTCCTTCGGCGCCGACCCGTACCTCGTGGCGCGGCACACCGCCGCGTACATCGAGGGGCTGCAGTCCGCCGGAGTCGCCGCCTGTACCAAGCACTTCCCGGGCCACGGCGACACGGCGGTCGACTCGCACCACGCGCTCCCGCGCATCGACGTGGACCTCGACACGCTCCACGCCCGTGAACTGGTGCCCTTCCGCGCCGCGATCGCCGCGGGCTCCAAGTCCGTCATGAGCGCGCACATCCTTCTCCCCGCGCTCGACCCGACCAGCCCGGCGACGCTGAGCCCGCGTGTCCTGACCGGACTGCTCCGCGAGGAACTCGGCTACGACGGGCTGATCGTCACCGACGCCGTGGAGATGCAGGCCATCGCCTCGACGTACGGGATCGAGCGCGGCTCGGTCCTCGCGATCGCGGCCGGGGCCGACGCGCTGTGCGTCGGCGGCGGCCTGGCGGACGAGGACACCGTGCTGCGGCTGCGGAACGCGCTGGTCGCGGCGGTACGGGCGGGTGAACTGCCCGAGTCGCGCCTCGCCGACGCGGCGGCCCGGGTACGCGCCCTCGCGTCCTGGACCCGGCAGGCCAGGGGGAACGTGGCGGGGCCGGGTGCGGAGAAGCAGGAGGGGACCGCGCCCGGCACCGACATCGGCCTGGTGGCGGCGCGACGCGCCCTGCGGGTGACGGGGACCGTGGACCCCCTGTCGTCACCGCCCTACGTGGCGGCGTTCACCCCCGTCGCGAACATCGCGGTCGGGGACGAGACGCCGTGGGGGGTTGCGGCGGAGCTGGCGGCGCTGCTGCCGGGGACGACGACGGGGACGTACGGGCCGTCCGCGGACCCGGCGTCGGTGCTGGCCGCGGCTGGGGACCGCCGGATCGTCGCGGTGGTCCGCGACGAGCACCGCCACCCGTGGATGTCCTCGGCCCTGGACGCGCTGCTGTCGGCGCGCCCCGACACGGCGGTGATCGAGATGGGGGTGCCGCAGGCTGTGGCGCGGGGTGCGGTGCATGTCGCCACGCATGGGGCGGCGAGGGTGTGCGGCCGTGCGGCAGCAGAACTCCTGTCCCCCACCCCACCCGCTTCCTGA
- the nagB gene encoding glucosamine-6-phosphate deaminase, whose translation MEVVIVPDAKAGGELIAESIAALWRRKPDALLGVATGSTPLPIYDALTAKVAAGAVDVSRARVCQLDEYVGLPVGHPESYRATVIRQVVEPLGLGADSFIGPDGSAADVQAACEAYDLALASAGGVDLQILGIGTDGHIGFNEPCSSLASRTRIKTLTEQTRVDNARFFDDDIEQVPHHVITQGIGTILEARHLVLLATGEGKAEAVAQTVEGPVASVVPASALQLHAHATVVVDEAAASKLKLAHYFRHTYTNKPTWQGL comes from the coding sequence GTGGAAGTTGTCATCGTCCCGGACGCCAAGGCGGGCGGCGAGCTCATCGCGGAGTCCATCGCGGCACTGTGGCGCCGCAAGCCCGACGCCCTTCTCGGCGTGGCCACCGGCTCGACCCCGCTGCCCATCTACGACGCGCTGACGGCCAAGGTCGCGGCGGGTGCGGTGGACGTGTCGCGGGCCCGGGTCTGCCAGCTCGACGAATACGTCGGACTGCCGGTGGGGCACCCCGAGTCCTACCGCGCGACGGTGATCCGCCAGGTCGTCGAGCCGCTCGGGCTCGGCGCGGACTCGTTCATCGGGCCGGACGGGTCGGCGGCGGACGTCCAGGCGGCGTGCGAGGCGTACGACCTGGCGCTGGCCTCGGCCGGAGGTGTGGACCTCCAGATCCTGGGGATCGGCACCGACGGGCACATCGGCTTCAACGAGCCGTGCTCGTCGCTCGCGTCCCGCACCCGGATCAAGACGCTGACGGAGCAGACGCGGGTCGACAACGCGCGCTTCTTCGACGACGACATCGAGCAGGTGCCGCACCACGTGATCACGCAGGGGATCGGCACGATCCTGGAAGCGCGGCATCTGGTGCTGCTCGCGACGGGCGAGGGCAAGGCGGAGGCGGTCGCCCAGACCGTGGAGGGGCCGGTGGCGTCCGTCGTCCCCGCGTCCGCGCTGCAGTTGCATGCGCATGCGACGGTGGTCGTGGATGAGGCGGCGGCGTCGAAGCTGAAGCTCGCGCACTATTTCCGCCACACATACACGAACAAGCCGACGTGGCAGGGCTTGTAG